One Nyctibius grandis isolate bNycGra1 chromosome 17, bNycGra1.pri, whole genome shotgun sequence genomic window carries:
- the MCL1 gene encoding induced myeloid leukemia cell differentiation protein Mcl-1 translates to MFAVKRNAVIGFNLYCGGGPALAPASPGGGPAPPPPAAGAAAGAAPGAAAAAEVPRALIGSAGAWAAAGRPEVPRTLIGPAVAPRTLIGCGADPRAALPPAARPGALWSPEEELDGCEPEAERGPVGDSLPGTPPGSPEQPDGLRQDSLELISRYLREAAGEAEPGVKKLFPGLLGGPGRPGGSGDAVMEKALETLRRVGDGVMQKHELAFQGMLRKLEIQKEEDLQSVCEVAAHMFSDGVTNWGRVVTLISFGAFVAKHLKSIKQEKCISSLAGIITDALVSSKREWLVSQGGWEGFVDFFRVEDLEGSIRNVLMAFAGVAGLGASLAYMIR, encoded by the exons ATGTTTGCCGTGAAGCGGAACGCTGTCATCGGCTTCAACCTCTACtgcggcggcggcccggcccTGGCTCCCGCCTCGccgggggggggcccggccccgccgccgcccgccgcaggagcagcagcaggagcagcccccggcgcggccgccgccgctgaGGTACCCCGGGCCCTCATTGGCTCCGCGGGGGCCTgggccgccgccggccgccctGAGGTACCCCGCACGCTGATTGGCCCGGCCGTGGCCCCCCGCACGCTGATTGGCTGCGGCGCGGACCCCCGCGCGGCGCTGCCCCCCGCGGCGCGGCCGGGCGCGCTGTGGAGCCCCGAGGAGGAGCTGGACGGCTGCGAGCCCGAGGCCGAGCGCGGCCCCGTGGGGGACTCGCTGCCCGGGACGCCGCCCGGGTCCCCGGAGCAGCCCGATGGGCTGCGGCAGGACTCGCTGGAGCTCATTAGCCGCTACTtgcgggaggcggcgggcgaGGCCGAGCCCGGCGTGAAGAAGCTTTTCCCGGGGTTGctgggcgggccgggccggcccgGTGGATCGGGCGATGCCGTGATGGAGAAGGCGCTGGAGACGCTGCGGAGGGTCGGCGACGGCGTCATGCAGAAACACGAGCTGGCCTTCCAGG GAATGCTCCGGAAGCTGGAAATCCAGAAAGAGGAAGATCTGCAGTCGGTGTGTGAAGTGGCTGCCCACATGTTCAGTGATGGAGTAACAAACTGGGGTCGAGTCGTGACGCTCATCTCATTCGGTGCCTTTGTTGCGAAACAcctgaagagcataaagcagGAGAAGTGCATCAGCTCGCTGGCAGGGATCATCACGGACGCGCTCGTCTCATCTAAGCGCGAGTGGCTCGTGAGCCAGGGAGGCTGG GAGGGCTTTGTCGACTTCTTCAGAGTCGAGGACCTAGAAGGCAGCATCAGAAACGTACTGATGGCGTTTGCAGGCGTGGCTGGACTGGGAGCGAGCTTGGCCTACATGATCCGGTGA
- the ENSA gene encoding alpha-endosulfine — MAAPLGTGARTEETGQEKQDMQEKETVIPERAEEAKLKAKYPNLGQKPGGSDFLMKRLQKGQKYFDSGDYNMAKAKMKNKQLPSAGPDKNLVTGDHIPTPQDLPQRKSSLVTSKLAG; from the exons ATGGCAGCCCCGCTCGGTACCGGCGCCCGCACGGAGGAGACCGGGCAGGAGAAACAG GACATGCAAGAGAAGGAAACCGTCATCCCTGAGAGAGCAGAAGAGGCAAAACTGAAGGCCAAATACCCCAACTTGGGCCAGAAGCCCGGCGGCTCCGACTTCCTCATGAAGAGACTGCAGAAAGGG caaaaatactttgattCTGGTGACTACAACATGGCCAAGGCAAAGATGAAGAACAAGCAGTTGCCAAGCGCGGGGCCAGACAAGAACCTGGTGACAGGAGACCACATCCCCACGCCGCAGGACCTCCCACAGAGAAAATCCTCGCTTGTAACCAGCAAGCTGGCAGGGTAG
- the GOLPH3L gene encoding Golgi phosphoprotein 3-like gives MTTLTHRGRRAEAGRNSDKKPDSEEDAAADRDLNDDDPDDSKDIRLTLMEEVLLLGLKDKEGYTSFWNDCISSGLRGGILIELALRGRIRLEPLSIRKKKLLERKVLLKSDAPTGDVLLDETLRHIKATESAETVQTWIELLTGETWNPFKLQYQLRNVRERIAKALVEKGILTTEKQNFLLFDMTTHPVSNATEKQRLVKKLQESMLERWVNDPHRMDRRTLALLVLAHSSDVLENVFASLADDKYDVAMNRTKDLLDMDPEVEAAKAKGTEMIWAVLAAFNKS, from the exons ATGACGACACTAACACACCGAGGACGGCGTGCTGAGGCGGGAAGGAACTCGGACAAGAAGCCCGACAGCGAGGAAGATGCGGCTGCGGACAGAGACCTGAATGATGATGATCCTGACGACTCCAAAGATATCCGCCTCACGCTCATGGAGGAGgtgctgctcctggggctgAAGGACAAGGAG GGCTACACGTCCTTCTGGAATGACTGCATCTCttcggggctgcggggcggcaTCCTCATCGAGCTGGCTCTGCGCGGCCGGATCCGCCTGGAGCCGCTCTCCATCAGGAAGAAGAAGCTGCTGGAGAGGAAG GTGCTCTTGAAGTCGGACGCGCCGACTGGTGACGTCTTGCTGGATGAAACCCTGCGACACATCAAGGCCACGGAGTCTGCAGAAACGGTGCAGACCTGGATAGAGCTGCTCACTG GAGAGACCTGGAACCCCTTCAAGCTGCAGTACCAGCTGAGGAACGTGCGCGAGCGCATCGCCAAGGCGCTGGTGGAGAAGGGCATCCTCACCACGGAGAAGCAAAACTTCCTGCTCTTTGACATGACCACCCACCCCGTCAGCAACGCCACCGAGAAGCAGCGCTTGGTGAAGAAGCTCCAGGAGAGCATGTTGGAGCGGTGGGTGAACGACCCCCACCGCATGGACCGCAGGACTCTGGCTCTCCTGGTGCTGGCCCACTCCTCAGACGTGCTGGAGAACGTTTTCGCCAGCCTGGCAGACGACAAGTACGATGTGGCAATGAACAGGACCAAGGACCTTCTCGATATGGACCCTGAGGTGGAAGCTGCCAAAGCCAAGGGCACAGAGATGATCTGGGCCGTCCTGGCAGCCTTCAATAAGTCCTAA